TCATGGAAAATGGAATTCTTGCCGATCTGATTCGTGCGGTGGCAAGTCAACAATTTGCAAGGTCCTCCGGACCGGGAGGCCAAAATGTCAACAAGGTCAATACAAAGGTCCTGTTGCGTATTCCCCTGGAAAAACTTGGCCTTTCCGAAAGCCAGCTTGCCCGTCTCAGAAGCAAACTTGGTAAGCGAATCACCGGTGACGACGAACTTATCATAGAAAGTAGTGGGTCGAGAAGCCAAGAGGCAAACAGGAAAGAAGCCATAGGCCGGGCTGCAAGAATCATATCCGCCGCCATTGTTCCGCCCCGGCCAAGGCATCCCACCCGGCCGACAAAGGCATCACGACAGCGGCGTTTGGAAAAAAAGCGCGCTTCCTCCCGAAAAAAGCAGCTTCGTCGGCCTCCTGCGGAGGAATAGGCTCGGCTTCAGTGCCCTTCCGACAGAGCCCTAACCTCCGGAAGGGTAGCAGGGAAGCCTTGATTATGGTTGTTCAAACACAACTGTTCCAAAGGATTCAGGCCTATGGAAATCGGGATGAGCACTTTCAATTTTGAACATACTAAGAAAGTGTGGATCTTTCAATTCGTCCCCACATTTATAGAAGTTGGCCCTAAACGCTTTTCCTCCTGGTTCATGTAACGGTGTACCCTGAAAAAGTTTCAAAGGGATATCGACCGTGATGGTCCATTCTTTTATGTGCTTTTCTTCAAAGGGCTCCCTTCCTATAGAAGACAGGGATGTTATAGTTGTTGCTTCTGCCATCGGCCTACTGTCCGCTCTACACGTCCCGTATCCTAAATAGACAGTCCCGATTGAATTCATTTCTATATTAAAATAGCTGCCGTTGCCAGGATCAATGAAAAATTCAATACAACTATCCAAATGAACGGGATCATTCGCCATCCGGAATTTCGCCCTGGTCGTCCTTTCGCGAACGGTAAATTTCAGATAGAGGTCATTATCACTCCACCCTGTCCCGACCGTTACCTCAGGCTTATAAGAATACTCCTTCCAAGACGCAATACAAATAGGTTCAGGCAGGATATTTTCATTCATATATGCATCAATTTCATCGAAATTCCTATTGCATCCAGAGAAATCTAAGTATTTGAAAACACTGTTTCTTCCCATTATATTTCTATACCTCAATTATTTTGTGATCTTTAGCAGAAACATGAATTGCATCAATTATTTTTGTTATGTATTCACCATGGATATGGTCGGATTCAGGTTTTTTCCCTTTTCGAATATGGTCTATAAAATCAAATAACATGAGGCTCGGAGCTCCCAGCATCCTGCCATCTACCGAATATCCAAGGGTATGAAGATTCTTATATTCTCCTCCATACTGCCTGACCATTTGATCCTGCAGGTCGATGTAATAACTATTTTTAGATCCGATAATCTCTACTTTTAAATCATACACAAGTGGCAGTGTATTTTGTAGTGTCCATGTGCTGTTGAAACTTGCAGCAAAACCTGAATTAAATTCCAAAAGTGCCTTCATAGAATCATAGGTTTCAATCCCCATTGTTTTAAGAACCC
This sequence is a window from Sediminispirochaeta bajacaliforniensis DSM 16054. Protein-coding genes within it:
- a CDS encoding carbohydrate-binding family 9-like protein; the protein is MGRNSVFKYLDFSGCNRNFDEIDAYMNENILPEPICIASWKEYSYKPEVTVGTGWSDNDLYLKFTVRERTTRAKFRMANDPVHLDSCIEFFIDPGNGSYFNIEMNSIGTVYLGYGTCRADSRPMAEATTITSLSSIGREPFEEKHIKEWTITVDIPLKLFQGTPLHEPGGKAFRANFYKCGDELKDPHFLSMFKIESAHPDFHRPESFGTVVFEQP
- the arfB gene encoding alternative ribosome rescue aminoacyl-tRNA hydrolase ArfB; this translates as MENGILADLIRAVASQQFARSSGPGGQNVNKVNTKVLLRIPLEKLGLSESQLARLRSKLGKRITGDDELIIESSGSRSQEANRKEAIGRAARIISAAIVPPRPRHPTRPTKASRQRRLEKKRASSRKKQLRRPPAEE